The sequence TCTAAGTCCTCCAGTTTGGGTGGTGTCTCTGATTCCTTATGTGTTGTGTCTCTAGTTCTTCCAGTTTTTCTTGGGTGTTCTGTGTAGTTACTTCTGGGTTCTGTCTCTAGTTCCTTCAGTTTCTCCTCAGTTTGATGTCTTATTTCTaccaattttgtctctggttacTGCTGGGTGGTGTCTTTTGTTCCTCcattttctcctgggtgttttCTCTGGTTACTTCTGGGTTCTGTCTTTTTTAGTTTCTTCAATTTCTCCTAGACGTTCTGTCTtatgccccccaccccccacacacacacactcgagTCTCTCTAGTTACTACTGGATTGTACCTCTGGTTACTCCTGGGTTGTTTCTCTCGTTTCACCAGGGTGGTGCCTCTGGTTCCTCCTGGGCAGTCGCTTTGGTTCCCCCAATTtcttatgggccggtgtctcTGGTTCCGCCTTGGGTCGTTTTCTTTACAATAGGTTATTTTGATAAGCTaaaaatgtcttcctgaatcctAAAGCCCACATCCCCCCTCTCCAATGTGTATTCTTAGatatttaatagtttttttttatctgtgttgTAGGTTGTTTTCATGATCTCGAACATCAGGTTTACATGGACCCCATAATTTTAGTGTTATATGTATGTGATGGGTCCTGTGGTGTACATGTGTGTGGTAGGTCCTATAATGTATGTGTCATACCTATCATTTTACATGTATGAGTTGTTACGTCGTATTACATGGATGTGGTGGTTATGTTATATGTGGAGGATCTGATCGTGATGGTTTCTCACATTTCTGTAACTGCTGTACTTGGTGCTGGGGCCCTCCAGAACTGTGGCCCCTAGTTATGTGTGAGGAGCCAGTGTCTGAGGCCTAAGCCTTCTTGTCTCTTCCAGCTTGATTGTGAGAGCAGCGGCTACATCAGCAGTCAGCAGTTCTGGACCCTCCTGCAGAAGCATGGTCCTGAGCTGGACCCCCACAAGCTGGATGTCCTGCTGGCCCTAGCACACAGCAATGCAGAGGGAAAGATCTGCTACCAGGATGTCCTGAATCTGGTGAGTGCCCGCAGCGAGGGCAGCAGGACCTGGTGCCGTCAAGTGACCCCCAGCAACTGACTGGACATTAGACCGTTATAATGCTCCTTCTCTTTGTGTCTTTAGATAGGCAACAGAAGGTCTGACAGCTTCCGCCGCGCCATTCTGCAGGGAAACCGACGCCTGTGCAAGAAGACTCTTCTGGAGGAATCCAGCTTGGATCTCACGCAGCGCCTGATCCGCCATGTTGCCTATGAGACCCTGCCCCGTGAGATAGACCGGAAGTGGTTCTATGACAACTACACGGGGTGCCCCCCTCCCTGGTTCATGATCACGGTCACCATTGTGGAGGTAAGTGCCGCCGAGTTCCTGCTCTCAGACAGAACGAGCCTACACAAGACCACAAACCTccatcttaaaagggttttctgagattttaatactgatcggtgggggtctgacacccggggccctcgccgatcagctttctctgtgctcaccaagcaGAGCGCCGTATGTTTTATTGTGGCCGccctcagctccattcacttcaatgaggctgagctgctcttaggccacgtgactgatgaacgtgctGTCCGTGACCTAGGAGAGTAGGCCACGGGCTCACAgaagtgccagtgccttctcaataCAGTAGACCGCTAGTTCAAAGTCGTGCCTCATAGGCAAAGGCGTTTTATTTGTGTGGGTTCAGTGACGCCTGGTGGATGATGATAGTTGCTCTATCTGTGTCGCAGGTCGCCATCTTTGTAtattatggcctgctgctgaaccgCTTCGTCCTGCAAGTGACGCATTCTCAGTACCTAAAGAAGAATCCTCTGGTGTACCACCCGCAGCTCAGGGCGCAGGCCTGGCGATACCTCAGCTACATATTCATGCATGCCGGGTGAGTAGTGCCCCCACCCATGACCATCAAAGCAACCCCTGGTACAATTACTCCCAGCTTTTGGGGGATTAATACGCCTGCTATTAACTGCATCTACATGATaactgccacttgctgaagtcagACCCCCCCTTTAATACTGTCTCCTGGCTCTTGCTGGGTAAGGGTCATGCAGAGGTCTCGGGGCCCCTCACCCAAAGTGGGAAGTTATGTGTGGGTTGAGCCCGCActgtgtgatgtcatcagtgattAACACTGGGAGGGGGAGGGGATGTAACAGGCCGCCGCCCATCAGTGGCCCACATCATCCTCTAATATGGGGGTCGTGTCTTCCAGGATAGAGCACCTGGGGGTGAACGTCGTGCTGCAGCTGCTGGTGGGTGTCCCCCTGGAGATGGTCCACGGGGCGCTGAGGATCGGCTTTGTGTACGTTGCCGGAGTCCTGGCAGGTGAGTGTCACGTTGGCTGCTCATTGTTTCGGGGGGTCTGGAGATGTCTGATGGTTGTTCTGGTCTCTGCAGGTTCCCTCGCCGTGTCTGTGGCCGACATGACAGCTCCGGTGGTGGGATCATCGGGGGGAGTCTACGCCATTGTGTCCGCCCACCTGGCCAATATTGTTATGGTGAGCAACAGAGCCACCCAATCCCCCTGTCACTAAGGAAATgaaccccccccccattctcccCGTCGGTAAGGGACTGAACCCCCCCATTCTCCCCGTCGGTAAGGGACTGAACCCCCCCCATTCTCCCCGTCGGTAAGGGACTGAACCCCCCCATTCTCCCCGTCGGTAAGGGACTGAACCCCCCCATTCTCCCCATCGGTAAGGGACTGAACCCCCCCATTCTCCCCGTCGGTAAGGGACTGAACCCCCCCATTCTCCCCGTCGGTAAGGGACTGAACCCCCCCATTCTCCCCGTCGGTGAGGGACTGAACCCCCCCCCATTCTCCCCGTCGGTGAGGGACTGAACCCCCCCCCATTCTCCCCGTCGGTGAGGGACTGAACCCCCCCCCATTCTCCCCGTCGGTGAGGGACTGAACCCCCCCCCATTCTCCCCGTCGGTGAGggactgaaccccccccccattctcccCGTCGGTGAGggactgaaccccccccccattctcccCGTCGGTGAGGGACTGAACCCCCCCCCATTCTCCCCGTCGGTGAGGGACTGAACCCCCCCATTCTCCCCGTCGGTGAGggactgaaccccccccccattctcccCGTCGGTGAGGGACTGAACCCCCCCCCATTCTCCCCATCGGTGAGGGACAGAAACCCCCATTCCCCCCATCAGTGAGGGACAGAAACCCCCATTCCCCCCATCACAGTGAGGGACAGAAACCCCCATTCCCCCCATCACAGTGAGGGACAGAAACCCCCATTCCCCCCATCACAGTGAGGGACAGAAACCCCCATTCCCCCCATCACAGTGAGGGACAGAAACCCCCATTCCCCCCATCACAGTGAGGGACAGAAACCCCCATTCCCCCCATCACAGTGAGGGACAGAAACCCCCATTCCCCCCATCACAGTGAGGGACAGAAACCCCCATTCCCCCCATCACAGTGAGGGACAGAAACCCCCATTCCCCCCATCACAGTGAGGGACAGAAACCCCCATTCCCCCCATCACAGTGAGGGACAGAAACCCCCATTCCCCCCATCACAGTGAGGGACAGAAACCCCCATTCCCCCCATCACAGTGAGGGACAGAAACCCCCATTCCCCCCATCACAGTGAGGGACAGAAACCCCCATTCCCCCCATCACAGTGAGGGACAGAAACCCCCATTCCCCCCATCACAGTGAGGGACAGAAACCCCCATTCCCCCATCACAGTGAGGGACAGAAACCCCCATTCCCCCATCACAGTGAGGGACGAAACCCCCATTCCCCCCATCACAGTGAGGGACAGAAACCCCCATTCCCCCATCACAGTGAGGGACAGAAACCCCCATTCCCCCCATCACAGTGAGGGACAGAAACCCCCATTCCCCCCATCACAGTGAGGGACAGAAACCCCCATTCCCCCCATCACAGTGAGGGACAGAAACCCCCATTCCCCCATCACAGTGAGGGACAGAAACCCCCATTCCCCCCATCACAGTGAGGGACAGAAACCCCCATTCCCCCATCACAGTGAGGGACAGAAACCCCCATTCCCCCATCACAGTGAGGGACAGAAACCCCCATTCCCCCCATCACAGTGAGGGACAGAAACCCCCATTCCCCCCATCACAGTGAGGGACAGAAACCCCCATTCCCCCCATCACAGTGAGGGACAGAAAACCCCCATTCCCCCATCACAGTGAGGGACAGAAACCCCATTCCCCCCATCACAGTGAGGGACAGAAACCCCCATTCCCCCCATCACAGTGAGGGACAGAAACCCCCATTCCCCCCATCACAGTGAGGGACAGAAACCCCCATTCCCCCCATCACAGTGAGGGACAGAAACCCCCATTCCCCCCATCACAGTGAGGGACAGAAACCCCCATTCCCCCCATCACAGTGAGGGACAGAAACCCCCATTCCCCCCATCACAGTGAGGGACAGAAACCCCCATTCCCCCCATCACAGTGAGGGACAGAAACCCCCATTCCCCCCATCACAGTGAGGGACAGAAACCCCCATTCCCCCATCACAGTGAGGGACAGAAACCCCCATTCCCCCATCACAGTGAGGGACAGAAACCCCCattcccccccatcacagtgagggacagaaacccccattcccccccatcacagtgAGGGACAGAAACCCCATTCCCCCCATCACAGTGAGGGACAGAACCCCCATTCCCCCCATCACAGTGAGGGACAGAAACCCCCATTCCCCCCATCACAGGAGGGACAGAAACCCCC comes from Bufo gargarizans isolate SCDJY-AF-19 unplaced genomic scaffold, ASM1485885v1 fragScaff_scaffold_483_pilon, whole genome shotgun sequence and encodes:
- the LOC122922565 gene encoding rhomboid-related protein 3-like, with product MTGVTSVTYPSPPLSPLEGLFMQLDCESSGYISSQQFWTLLQKHGPELDPHKLDVLLALAHSNAEGKICYQDVLNLIGNRRSDSFRRAILQGNRRLCKKTLLEESSLDLTQRLIRHVAYETLPREIDRKWFYDNYTGCPPPWFMITVTIVEVAIFVYYGLLLNRFVLQVTHSQYLKKNPLVYHPQLRAQAWRYLSYIFMHAGIEHLGVNVVLQLLVGVPLEMVHGALRIGFVYVAGVLAGSLAVSVADMTAPVVGSSGGVYAIVSAHLANIVMNWSGMRCHFKLLRMSFALICMSLEFGRAVWLRFYPSSYAPCPHPSFVAHLGGVVVGITLGVVILRNFEQRLRDRAIWWILLGSFLLFVIFAVFWNVFAFSMAGLQLPPPP